The following proteins are co-located in the Methylomonas sp. 11b genome:
- the dhaL gene encoding dihydroxyacetone kinase subunit DhaL — MSLTPSLFPELIQALIDTIDAHAQEVTELDQAIGDGDHVFNLQRGLQALREHAGEIATLDWVAAWQKIGMTVMAAVGGASGSLYATLFIALAKNAKDKLIDLAGFSDAFLQAVEAVKQRGKSDVGEKTMLDVLVPVAKKLREQAAAGKPLAEILDSLSLVAADGVEATRDMLATKGRSSFLGERSKGHIDAGAKTAQLMIEAIAEVLKNAQAQAA, encoded by the coding sequence ATGTCATTGACCCCATCATTGTTTCCGGAATTGATTCAAGCACTGATTGATACTATCGATGCGCATGCCCAGGAAGTAACCGAACTGGATCAAGCGATAGGCGACGGCGACCATGTGTTTAATTTACAGCGTGGTTTGCAGGCCTTACGCGAGCATGCCGGTGAGATAGCGACACTCGACTGGGTTGCTGCGTGGCAGAAAATTGGTATGACGGTGATGGCTGCTGTCGGTGGCGCGTCCGGATCTTTGTACGCGACTTTATTCATCGCGTTGGCAAAAAATGCTAAGGACAAGCTTATCGATCTGGCTGGGTTTTCTGATGCATTTTTGCAGGCAGTCGAGGCTGTGAAGCAACGCGGCAAGTCTGATGTTGGTGAGAAGACCATGCTGGATGTGCTAGTGCCGGTCGCCAAGAAGTTGCGGGAGCAGGCGGCTGCGGGTAAGCCGCTGGCCGAGATTCTGGATAGCCTAAGCCTGGTGGCGGCAGATGGCGTGGAAGCGACTCGGGACATGCTGGCTACCAAGGGCCGCTCGTCCTTTCTGGGCGAGCGCAGCAAAGGCCATATCGACGCCGGTGCCAAGACTGCGCAGCTGATGATCGAGGCGATAGCCGAGGTGTTGAAAAACGCCCAGGCGCAAGCCGCTTAG
- the argF gene encoding ornithine carbamoyltransferase, whose protein sequence is MQPRHFISLLDLSSAELHNLIQRAIQLKTHRDPNYQPFKGKVLAMIFEKSSTRTRISFEAGMAQFGGTALFLSPRDTQLGRGEPLEDSAKVISSMVDCIMLRTNNHDTVTTFAKYSRVPVINGLTDLLHPCQLLADMQTYFELRGDIAGKTVTWIGDGNNMCHSYINAARQFDFKLNIACPVDYRPQQSIVDAAGHRVAFFNTPEQAAQQADLVVTDVWASMGQEEEQKKREFVFKDFQVNSKTMAAAKADALFMHCLPAHRGEEVTAEVIDGPQSVIFPEAENRLHAQKALLEFLICR, encoded by the coding sequence ATGCAACCCAGACACTTCATCAGTCTGCTGGATTTGTCCAGCGCCGAATTACACAACCTGATTCAACGGGCGATTCAACTCAAAACGCATCGCGACCCGAACTACCAGCCTTTCAAAGGCAAAGTACTGGCGATGATTTTCGAAAAATCCTCGACCCGCACCCGGATCTCCTTCGAAGCCGGCATGGCCCAGTTCGGCGGCACCGCACTGTTTCTGTCGCCGCGCGACACGCAACTCGGCCGCGGCGAACCGTTGGAAGACAGCGCCAAGGTTATCTCCAGTATGGTGGACTGCATTATGCTGCGCACCAACAACCACGACACGGTGACCACGTTTGCCAAATACTCGCGGGTACCGGTTATCAATGGCCTGACCGATCTGCTGCACCCGTGCCAACTGTTGGCCGATATGCAAACCTATTTCGAGTTGCGCGGCGACATCGCCGGCAAAACCGTGACCTGGATAGGCGACGGTAATAATATGTGTCATTCCTATATCAATGCGGCTCGCCAATTCGATTTTAAATTGAACATAGCCTGCCCGGTCGATTACCGGCCACAGCAAAGCATCGTCGATGCCGCCGGACATAGAGTGGCGTTTTTCAACACGCCGGAGCAAGCCGCACAGCAAGCCGATTTGGTGGTGACAGATGTCTGGGCCAGCATGGGCCAGGAAGAGGAACAGAAAAAACGCGAATTCGTATTTAAGGATTTTCAGGTCAACAGCAAAACCATGGCTGCCGCCAAAGCAGATGCGCTATTCATGCATTGTTTACCTGCACATCGCGGCGAAGAAGTGACCGCCGAGGTGATCGACGGCCCGCAAAGCGTGATATTTCCGGAAGCAGAGAATCGCCTGCACGCTCAGAAAGCGTTACTGGAATTTCTCATCTGCCGATAA
- a CDS encoding TIGR04211 family SH3 domain-containing protein, with translation MKKSFAYIFACLLISPLAMARTAYVTDKVEVPLRSGESERTKIVKMLENGIPVSVLQESTENGYTYIQTGNGAEGFILSRYLTGEPSARTQLEAATKKLEALQEENKLLKTAQTTGQEAGKERDRLSAELSELQQTAANAIQLKQQRDQLQEQVVAVNRELQQLKRENQALTDSSNQDWFLYGGGLALFGVLLGFILPKLSWRRRSSGWDSF, from the coding sequence GTGAAAAAATCTTTTGCCTACATTTTTGCCTGTCTGCTGATTAGCCCGCTTGCCATGGCAAGAACCGCCTACGTCACCGACAAAGTCGAGGTGCCATTACGCAGCGGCGAAAGTGAGCGCACCAAGATCGTGAAAATGTTGGAAAACGGTATCCCTGTCAGCGTGTTGCAAGAAAGTACCGAAAACGGTTACACCTATATTCAAACCGGAAACGGCGCGGAGGGCTTCATTCTCAGCCGCTACCTGACCGGCGAACCCAGCGCCCGCACCCAACTGGAAGCAGCCACCAAAAAATTGGAAGCGCTGCAAGAAGAAAACAAACTGTTGAAGACCGCTCAAACCACCGGGCAAGAAGCCGGAAAAGAGCGTGACCGTCTTAGCGCCGAACTCAGCGAACTACAACAAACCGCCGCGAACGCCATCCAGCTCAAGCAACAACGCGACCAATTACAGGAACAGGTTGTCGCCGTGAATCGCGAACTACAGCAACTGAAACGCGAAAATCAGGCGTTAACCGACAGCAGCAACCAGGACTGGTTTTTATACGGCGGCGGCTTGGCTTTATTCGGCGTATTGCTGGGCTTTATTCTGCCAAAACTCAGCTGGCGCCGCCGTTCCAGCGGCTGGGATAGTTTTTAG
- a CDS encoding acetylornithine transaminase, translated as MTSHIMPTYARQSVTFARGEGAWLWDTDGRRYLDSVAGIAVCNLGHAHPAVHEALCRQSKTLLHTSNLYGVALQAQLADKLIELSGMDNVFFSNSGAEANEAAIKIARKYGHQQGIDNPVVLTMEKSFHGRTMGTLSATGNTKIKQGFTPLLAGFTHVPYNDIAAIEAAIGTDKNIVAILVEPVQGEGGVNIPAADYLNQIRALCDRHNLLMILDEIQTGAGRTGRFLAYQHNGILPDVCTMAKALGNGVPIGACLARGKAADVLQAGNHGSTFGGNPLACSAALAVLETLTTGTLIADAQTKGAQICQLFKDALADNPHIVDIRYKGLMIGIELDRPCGELVGKALAQGLLINVTADSTIRLLPPLIIDDAQIITLTETLAALIQEFSRQ; from the coding sequence ATGACCAGTCACATCATGCCTACTTATGCCCGCCAGTCGGTCACTTTTGCACGCGGCGAAGGCGCGTGGTTGTGGGATACCGATGGGCGTCGCTATCTCGACTCGGTCGCCGGCATTGCCGTGTGCAACCTCGGCCACGCGCATCCGGCCGTGCATGAAGCGCTCTGCCGGCAAAGCAAAACCTTGCTGCATACCTCCAATCTGTACGGCGTGGCACTTCAGGCGCAACTCGCGGATAAATTGATCGAGCTGAGCGGCATGGATAATGTGTTTTTCAGCAACTCAGGTGCGGAAGCCAACGAAGCGGCGATAAAAATCGCCCGTAAATACGGTCACCAACAAGGCATCGACAATCCCGTGGTGTTGACCATGGAAAAGAGCTTCCACGGCCGCACCATGGGCACCCTTAGCGCTACCGGCAACACCAAGATCAAGCAAGGCTTTACGCCGTTGCTGGCTGGATTTACTCATGTGCCGTACAACGACATTGCAGCTATCGAAGCCGCCATCGGCACCGATAAAAACATTGTCGCGATTCTGGTGGAACCGGTGCAAGGCGAAGGTGGCGTGAATATTCCGGCTGCGGATTATTTGAATCAAATTCGCGCGCTGTGCGACCGGCACAATTTGCTGATGATCCTGGATGAAATCCAAACCGGTGCCGGCCGTACCGGGCGCTTTCTGGCTTACCAACATAACGGCATCCTGCCGGATGTATGTACCATGGCCAAAGCCTTGGGTAACGGCGTGCCGATAGGCGCTTGCTTGGCGCGGGGCAAAGCGGCGGACGTGTTACAAGCCGGCAATCACGGCTCGACCTTTGGCGGCAACCCGCTAGCCTGTAGCGCGGCGTTGGCGGTGCTGGAAACATTGACGACCGGCACACTGATCGCCGATGCGCAAACCAAGGGCGCGCAAATTTGCCAACTTTTCAAAGACGCGCTGGCAGACAACCCGCATATCGTCGATATTCGCTATAAAGGCTTGATGATAGGCATCGAATTAGACCGGCCTTGCGGCGAATTGGTCGGTAAAGCCTTGGCACAGGGCTTGTTGATAAACGTTACCGCGGACAGCACCATCCGCTTATTGCCGCCACTGATTATCGACGACGCGCAAATAATAACGCTGACCGAAACCTTGGCGGCGCTCATTCAGGAATTTAGCAGACAATAA